A stretch of DNA from Sebastes umbrosus isolate fSebUmb1 chromosome 14, fSebUmb1.pri, whole genome shotgun sequence:
tacAAAAATTGACGTGTAACAGGtaaaaatctgtaattttattattatatttaccatacagacataTTCAAATATGCAAACATATCACAAACAATTTCAAAGAAAACTATAAGCTAAAACAACATGTATATTACAGGTTTACCATACAAGAGTTGAATCcagtgtattaatatttcaAAACAGCATTTAGATCATTGCAGGATACGAAAACTTCACTCAAGCgacaagaacaacaacaacaataaattaatTCAGGTTAGAACTTTCTCATAGACACCAGTATTTATCAAATATATAATGCATAAATAATCAGCATGACTACATCATATCCATACACTGACTTGAGAAGATCTcatttgttagggttagttaagccagataacgagaagataccctgggtatgttgaactggcttcgtagtacaggcctctgaagTGTTTCTGTGTTGCAGGCTAAGATGAACTTGATGCAGCAGGATGAGAGGGAACTGACGAAGGAGATACAGAGAGTGGCGGAAGCTCTGAAGGAGGAAGAGGTCAAAAACAACCATCTGAAACAGCAGACTGATGTACGTTTATCAAGACCCCCGCCGCCCTGCAGTCCATCTGTCACACGTGCAGTAAACCTGTCCCTTTTGATTTCAGGTGTTCACTGCTGTACCAGAGAAGAGGGTCGTCTTCACCGGCTCAACAGGAAACGGAGCCGACACATTTGAAATGAAGCCAAGTGTAGTGTTCCCGATGGAGGGCGGGGCGGTACTGGTTACATTTGAGGACAAAGTTGGTGAGTTGTCACTaagctgtttttattcatctgcATTGGTTAGAGGAAGATTCGTGTGTTTTTCTATGTTTGTAAAACTTCCCAATACGAGATCTGTGGGATTCTGccaaaaaaaagtacttttcatcattgtttttttctttttttaaaccaagCCACTGCTCCTTCTTAATCAAAATTAAAACTACAACATGTACTAGTTAATTTATCTTCTTTCAACCGTCTGATACCAAATCTGGAGGTACTTGCAGATACAGAGCACCAATCCAAAACcgggcacatactgtatgtagtgaTAAATAGTGCAATATTATGCATCAGGGGATGTTGTGGCACTAAATACTTAGCTGGCACCCCGCTGTGATTCTCAAAAAtcgttgttttggtcacaagaggttggcacgggttaccatggttacacgtctccaacctgCAAGGaagctctcaggaagtgacgatgtAAATTCATCGTTCTGTGTGtccaaaaagatacatactactgtttttttcacagaaaagtatgttgaacaatcgtacacatattgagtatgtagtgcgtAGTATACGGTTTCGGACGCGGCCTGTGACTGTGGGGCTTCTGGGAGTCTCACAGAGATTGGTTGTGCTGATATAATTCCTATTATACTTCTGTTATTAGTTGCCAATAAGATCCTGGACATGAAGAAGCATCAGGTGGATCTGGGAGCAGATTGCAGCATCACTGTGGAGGCCCAGCCAATTCAGCTGATGCTGCCCAATCTGGTGGAGGTACAACAAATACCCTTGTTTTACTCCTCCTAGAGTGTGATCAATATCAGTATTCATTTCCTGAGTGATCCGTTTCCATCTGTTTGTCCTGCAGATAGACTCTGAAGTGAGTCCTCAGCACATATTAATCTCCAACCTGCCCAAGATGGAGAGCGAGaagctgctggagctggagatCCATTTCTCCAAGCGTAAACACGGAGGCGGAGAGGTGGACAGCTGTGAAATGCTGCCTGACTCTGAGACTGTGGTCATCACCTTTGTGGATAAAAACAGTGAGCAAGCTTTTGTTCTTAATATTTAATACTGAGATTACGATGGAAAATTCATTGGGAATGAGTTCATTTTGGAGGTAATTATTCAGAACATTGGAGCTGattgaagacaaaaaaaatattccacatgtattttgaaatattataaatagtataaaagggctgtcaatcgattaaaatatttaatcacgattaatcgcatgattgtccatagttaattgtgattatcgcaaattaatcacacattttctatctgttcaaaatgtaccttaaaggaagatttgttaagtattgactactcttatcaacatgggagtgggcaaatatgctgctttatggaaacgtatgtatatatttattattggaaatcaattaacaacacaaaacaatgataaatattgtccagaaaccctcacaggtactgcatttagcataaaaaacatgctcaaatcataacttgacaaattgcagcccaacaggaaacaacagctgtcagtgtgtcagtgtgctgacttgactatgacttgccccaaactctatatgattatcataaagtgggcatgtctgtaaaggggagactcgtgggtactcataaaacccattttcattcacatatgttgaggttagaggtcaagggaccctttgaaaatggccatgccactttttcttcaccaaaatgtagccttcTTTacaacaagttagtatgacatggttggtaccaatggattccttgggtttagtaggatgtcagtatcttcactctagctttaaaactgagcccactacaacctccgaaagattgattgtgttaatgcgttaaaataATGAGTggccttaaaacaaatttgcgttcacatgttattattgcattaactttaacagccctactattaatacattaatacacaaGTTGTAGGCACCTGAAAgagaactactactactttttcACTGCACAAACAGCAGGATGTGTTGTCTTGGCTCTGTTTTGTTCTGAATCCCAGCTGATGAAACTTTTTCTACCATCAGTCGCCAGAGGTTTGACGGATAAAGAGCACCATGAAGTGAGACTACAACAGAAGATGCACAGAGTGAGAGTCACTCCTTTTCTCAACGGAAAGATTACAAAATTAAAGGTGAGCATTTAATAGGAGAAAAGAAGATTTCCACTCTCAGATCACCTTCTACTGTCACTCTCATTCATGTTGGAATTGTAATAATATTTTTTCCCTTCCAGACCAAGATGACGACGTGTCCTCGGACGGTGCTGCTGACGGGAATCCCTGCCGTCATGGAGCGGGAGACCCTGCAGGATCTGCTGGAAATCCACTTCCAGAAAAGCAACAATGGCGGAGGAGAGATCGAAGCCTTCCTGTACAATCCGCTGGGTCAGCACACCTCTGCCCTGTTTGAGGGCGTctccacagacagagaggaggagtagGGTTTTGATTTATCACCTTTCAGGTTCAGGGCGAGATAGTCCGATGTAAAGACAGGATCCACCCTGCATCTGTTTCAGTCTAATATTCTGTTTTCACACCTTTTGTGATTGAAGTTAGTATAATTTAGTACAAAGTTATAAGCTTTATAATCTTGGGATGTTTTAAACTTTGTATAAAATTGGTGGACATTGTTTTCTAGAACAAAATATCTGACTCCTGTCACAATAAGCCCTTTTCTCAGCAGccgttttgacatgtcattggagggtaaacacaggtgtaattggctgtcgcaataactgcaatattgcaataccacACTATTGATAACCAAtagcaggggatggcaagcaaccgccaccGTCCCTATCTCCCTAGACAtgtttcagccttcccttcatccagagcaagtattCTTCCTTGTGCCAACATTTTTACCTCTGCgaatattccgtatcatagcaaccaaagcatctcagctgaaaaaaaagctGCACCTCACTGCCCTTCtatgttctgcatttaacaacaACCAAGTATTCATTTGTAtctttgttatttaaaaagcaacacaaTAATAGCCAAACAATAAATCTTATTtgtaaaaataagataaaactaaactgaacagGGCCATTATTAATTTTGTCAATTACACTTGTTGTGTTTAGTCTGCTATCACATgtaaaaatggctgctgtgtaAAGGGTGCATTGTCAAATACAGTGTAATTACAATGATGCAATAACCTCATTAATCAACAAGGAATGTGTACTTTTAGCAGTTTTATTacgtaaaaatgtaaatagccTGCtgtaacacattatttttttcattttggctcAGTGCAATTAAACTGGAGTGAAATTAAGAAATGACACGgactaacatgtttttattttctttaaattggtgaaaaaatataaaattcttaaaggaaatattttatttactgtctATGATAACTTGGATGAAATGAACCAGCTAGCAGCTAGTTCTGTCCAAAgggtttttcgacatactatactatgaccttactatgactttttttccaacatacgatactatgactttttttcaacatactatactatcttttgacatactatatgacttttccgacaaaccatactatgacttttttttcaacatactatactatgactttttttttctacaaatatactatgacttttttttactcttttttcgacatttttcagacattttacagactgctattcggacattttacaaactttttttcggacatttttccagactattttttcagacatattttctgacttctttttcgaacatttttcagatctttttttttcagactttttgtccgacatttttcagattttttttttcagatttttattgTCCGacatatttcagatcttttttttgggacattttttcagacttttttttgggacatttttcagacttctttttccagatctttttttcagactttttgttttggactttttcagaatttttttggggactttttttcagatctttttttcagacttttttcagatcttttttttttagacatttttcagatcactttttcagacattttttcagacttttttttcagacatttttgagatcttttttttcagactttttttgtccgacatttttcaggtcttttttttttggacattttttttagacttttttttcagacatttttcagatccttcttttcagactttttgtttttgacattttcaaatcttttttttagatcaaCATAGTAtgccttttttcgacatactacactatgactcttttttttgctttttcaacataatatgctatgactttttaatgactttgacatactatactaagtatactatgacttgtatacaattactttttttgacatactataccatgactttttttgtgacatttttgtggcatactaaaatatgacttttaatGCAGGCTGGCTGGCTACAGCCATTACATCTggcaaatgtccacttggactcaaggatgaactgattagattttggtggtcaaaggtcactgtgacctcacgaaacacatttttggccataactcaataattgACATGCTAATAATGAATTAGCAcgcagaggcatacaaccgctaGGCGCTCATTTTAGTTTGCAAATGATCCTTTTAAATATACTGAAATTTCCActgctttaaattaaaatgcattaaaagaaaaacaacttaaGTACCAATACAGGCTAAACTCAGATCAGGTTTATTGTAAAAACATTACAGCCGAGTAAAAGTaacagcacatttaaaacaactaaACTGACAAAGAATCCAGCTACATCCCCTAGTGCACAAACtggaaaaaacataaaacaacagcTGAAGATCCACAGAACAGGCTGACAAACTGAGGTCAGGCACTTAGACAGAAGAGAGGGACAGGTGAACAGTAggtgtgtaaaaataaaaatacattcaaaGTGAGAAAAAGAAATCGGAGAAGGAAGGGTATGAAGCCcagaataaagtaaaacaatggAGACACAGTCAAGTACTTTGGAAGACAGTTGACCTAATTTCATATCAAGGACGaggaaaaatataatttaaaaaccTCTAAAATAACAACATTATCTCTTACATGGTTTTTATAATGACTACACACAAACCAGAGCCAGCGTGTAACAGTCCTTCTCTTCTACAGCATGTTGTCTGATCATCAGACCTCAGACCTTCTTAATCAATCTTTAGTTTTTGTGCAGACGTCTTattcacaaacaaaaccaacacaCATAAAAACCACTCCCGTTTCCTCCTTACAAATTTGACTCCCGCTCAGATAAAAACCTGACATTAAACAAGGTCAGTGCAAACTCTGGTGTCAAAGTGACGTGGCCCCATTAAAACTAACAGCAATACTCTCTTAGATCATTATGTACACGATAGTAACAATTATCAGTAACATTATCCTATGATACGTTTACAGGTACTACTCACGCGCAACAGTTATAAGGTTTCGGAGAATACATCACGGGTTGTTGCAAGTAGAACAGGTTATTAATATACGTTTTTCCTGTagtgaaataaatgtttaatacaTTTGTTGATGAGAAACAGCATGTACAGATTGCATGCTGCCAGGGGTTAACTTTCCTACATACCGAATATGTAGCTGCATTAAATATTTCAGCTCTTACGAATGAAACATTTTTGATTAATGCCAGAATGCAATGTTGATGAAAATCAATGTTTGTGCTATTAACTTTGAGCACTGTCCTCACAAGGAATTAGTCCAAGTGAATATGAGGACAAACACTTGAATGAAGTGTATTCTTTATGCAAATTGACCCAATTAGATTAGAGATTTGAATGTGTTCATGCTGgtccaacatacagtatatcaccatCAGCCACATCTCATCTCTATGTTTTATCATCTGGCTGCATATGCTTGTTTTACCTTCCAATGACAGCTGTTTCTCCTGCTTTGTCGTTCATACCCCTAAGTTAAGGGTCGTGTCAAGTCAAAAAATATTGCATACTGTTGTTAATATTGTTTTCCAAAGCGAGCTCTTACTTTCAACCTACCAACCATAGTCCTATGAGAGTCCACGCAGAAGAGAAACATGTAAAAGTTGCCTGAGAAGACCATCAGAAAGAGGCATTCGTCTCCGCGATTGGCAAGTAAGCAGGAGTGCATTAGTGGGTtgagagtggtggtggtggtggggggctgCTGGTCGTCCACACTGGAATCATGGGACTAACTGTTGATACAACTGGCATGTGCAATACGGCCGTTTAAACGACCAATGGTGCCCATTCACTTGGTTTGCGTCCGTACTGGGTGAAGCAAGGGAACAAGAACGaaaaggaaattaattaacagaaaaaaaaaatgtatttgttgcttttgtgaatgtaacatttaaagctgcactttgAGTTTTAAAATACTGATTCACCTGCCATATCAAGTTAAATTAGGAGTTAGGCTGCATTCATACCAAATCAGGCATTGTGTGGAAAACGCTGGTCCtcccatttatttaaatgtgggTAGTGCGTTTAGGCTGCAGCCATCGGAGGCgcgcaaaaaaaaagaaagtaaacgCATTGGCCTGCGGCGAAAAGTTGAAACAGAATCAACACTCGGGGAAATGCAGCCCGACAAagacgtgttttgtgaggtcacagtgactttcgACCAACAATTTCCTCCGTCTGGTGACTCCGTCCTCTTGACTCCAAGAGGACGTTGgttccaaatttgaagaaactgGCTCAAGGCGTTCCCgaaatatcacgagaatgggacggacgcgaggtcacagtgacctctgatcagttcatccttgagtccaagtggatgtttgtggcagatttgaagaaatttcctggcgtttctgagatatcgcattcacaagaatggtccggacggatggacaaccaaaaaacataatgcctccggcaaTGGTTGTCACCggtgcggaggcataaaaaataCCGTcagattaattgcaaataatcGGTAGTGCAGCCCTGATTCAGTCAGAAGGTGTTAATCTCAACCAGGTTGAAAAACTGAAGACAAATATTTCTGGAAATCTTTCCAACAGTTCCCTTTTGCTGCCACTTGGAGGCGTCAACCTGCAAGTTTGCCTGCAGCAGCTCTAAGAAgtcattacatactgtattacGCAGTGCACTTACCTGAATATCAGTAAGCTCTTTGTGGAACCTCTTTGCCAGATCCAGGTTCTGCATAGTCGGAATCTGGtaagtctgagagagagagagagagacattttagTCCTTTAGCCCATACTGTTCCCCAGAATGATTAACAATCAGTGCGTTTACATATATGTAATCAGATACAGTTGGCTTTCTCCAGTAAACTGAATTCTTAAAACGTTATGTAAAATGAGGTTGATTACTAACCTGCTGCATGTATATGCAGATTAACAGTCACCAGGTTACAGGTTAGAATGAGCAAATCATAAGAATAGGATGGTATATTTGTAACAGATGATACAGAACAGTATCATTAAATCTGCAAAGAAGACACGAGAAGGACGCAACAGAAGGTGAAATCCTACCTTTCCTTGGTAGAGGAGACTGCCGACAGGACACACGACGCAGGCCGTCCCCGCTCCAAACACCTCCAGGATCTTCCCATCATCCAGAGCCCCCAGCAACTCCTTCATTCTCATCGTGCGCTCGGTAACCTTAAACTCAccctgacagacacacacaggaagcaATGAACATCAAGTTAAATGATCTACTGCAGAGGTTTCAAACCTCTTTGGCTTgtgacctttaaaataaaaaaaatctgtttgcaGCACTGGAATGTGCCAGAGAGTTGTGAGCAGTTTGACCAAAGAgatttttattctttaatgtaaaaatatcaaataatccACAAGTTATAACCAAAGATCAGAGGATCAAATTAACatcattttgtgtattttttgtgtATTAAATTTCGGGGAAATGTGAACACTGTTGAGGTCTTTGTGATATGTTTTACCCAGGTTCTGGCCAGGTCCAGCAGAGACTGTCTGGTGACTCCTGGGAGAATGATGCCATCCAGAGGAGGGGTAAACAACTCtttctctgcagacacacaaacagtttTATCTTTATTAAAAGGACACAGTGTTTAAATCTTTCCACAAAGTATAGtaggcaaccaaaaatgtgAACAGAATGCCACAGGGACAACGTTTCAAGACAGAAAAGAGCCTAACCTCCTTTCTCATTGGTCCAGTAGATGAAGAGGTTCATGGTGCCGACCTCAGtgatctcctcctcttctccataCAGCCACAGGACCTGTTGACAGCCTCGCTTCACCGCTTCGTTCTGCACCGCTATCGTAGGACCGTAGTTACTGGAGGGAGTTCAAATAAACCAAAGACAGGCAGAGACAAGAGTGTCAAGAGAGCAGCAGGGAGAGAGGCACaaaggataaataaaataaataaatcattttggcGTTTGCTTTGATTATTAGACATGTTTTCCGATATACTATTTTCcctgcatactgtatgtacttacAGAAACTCTAAGGCTAGCACTTTGGTTGGTTCAAAGTGACATTGTCTTACAGAGGGAAATTCCAAAGTATTCCAGGAGAATTTAGCTATGTAAATCTAAGCTGAgacattttagtgttttaaGTAAATGGATGGAGCcggaggtgttttttttattgctttacGACACCAAACCAACACCCAGAGACGGGTGTTAGAGCTGAGAAGGAAGCATCCTGGTGATAAATGTCACCATAGTGATCAACAGGGGACATTGATGcagttgattattattatctcaAGAGGTAAAAACTAAAATTACCATCTTGTGGTTGTATGCGTCCGCAAAAGCGTCAAattgtctgaaaatgtctgtccaatatatcatcattttatcctattagacatttgtagaaaatgaaaatgaaaaaatatttaaaaaaaaaaatgtattcttgagttatggccaaaaacatgttttgtgagatCCAAGTggccataaaaaagtcatagtataatatgtcataaacaagtaataaaaagtcatagtatagtatgtcataaaaagtctttaaaaaatcattaaaacgtcatagtatagtatgtcataaaaaaatctgaaaaaggtcGTAGTttattatgtcataaaaagtcaacaaaattcataaaaagtcataataaatcatgaaagtcataaaaaaagaaaattgtatagtatgtcataaaaaaatcataaaaagtcctagtatagtatatcataaaaatgtcatagaaaaGTCATAGAAGTCACAAGTCaagtgtcaaaaaaagtcacaagtcATAAAAacttataaaaagtcatagtatagtacgtcataaaaagtcaatataaaatgtaataataaaatcataaaaacgtcaaagtatagtatgtcattaaaaagtaatagtatagtgagtcataaaaaaaagtaatagtatgtcatagaaaagtcataaaagagtcagttcatccttgagtccaactagatgtttgtgccaaatttgaagaaattccctctagGTGTTCCTGAGACATCGCGTTGACAAGAGTGGGACGTACGGACGTACATACTGTatcataatgcctccggccatggGTGTCACCAGCGTATAGACATAAAGAACAATCTAGACTGCACTAAACTCAATAAAAGAGAGCCAGCATTTCATCATCTTCTCACTGAAATTAAAGAACATCCTTTCCGTAAACATTATATCCTTGTGACTGCAAGAATTTCAATAAACAATGAACAATGAAACTCACAGTTACGACTCAATTGATGAGTCATACTTGGCTGTGGAAAtttgtcagctttttttttgtgtcacatttaaGCTGCACAACTCGTAAAAGAGAAAAACGCCCTAGAGTATCTGAGAGGAATTTAAttagtccaatatttactcttctttttagatatatataattatttgtgGAGCTACAGTAACAGTAGTTACTCGGTACTGTGTAATGGCTGATACCGCAAGTTTAAGTATCGGGATTGGGAAGGAAAAAGTTGGTATCGAAAAATCTCTTGTTAACTGATAACAGCTAGAAACATGGCTGAACCAAACT
This window harbors:
- the ifi35 gene encoding interferon-induced protein 35; this translates as MSSDEDFSLVIETQLLSEDTLEGIEALITNYKKKYDQLIEEQKELASSRDDRREMTQKFKQRTIKLTQDLIEDQRSYKEQIENEKAKMNLMQQDERELTKEIQRVAEALKEEEVKNNHLKQQTDVFTAVPEKRVVFTGSTGNGADTFEMKPSVVFPMEGGAVLVTFEDKVVANKILDMKKHQVDLGADCSITVEAQPIQLMLPNLVEIDSEVSPQHILISNLPKMESEKLLELEIHFSKRKHGGGEVDSCEMLPDSETVVITFVDKNIARGLTDKEHHEVRLQQKMHRVRVTPFLNGKITKLKTKMTTCPRTVLLTGIPAVMERETLQDLLEIHFQKSNNGGGEIEAFLYNPLGQHTSALFEGVSTDREEE